One part of the Ignavibacteriales bacterium genome encodes these proteins:
- a CDS encoding carbohydrate ABC transporter permease: MNGSRSSDRSPAAGGTLVRSGAVYVILAVVSAGFLLPLAWMLSVSLQDVRGVFAQPFVWIPAQPRWENYSDVAALIPLGRYLLNTVIVTGLVLVGTLLSCSLVAYGFSRIRFRGRTVLFALCLSTMMLPGQVTMIPLYILFSRLGWVDTLWPLIVPSFFGSPFYIFLLRQFFLTIPREYDEAARLDGAGRFRIYWSIILPLARPALITVALFTFIGTWNDFFTPLIYINSPEHATLTLGLNMLKSQIVGTGMTQWHLLMAAACMVMVPNILLFTLGQKYLVKGIAMGGLR, translated from the coding sequence GTGAACGGCTCCCGATCATCTGACAGAAGCCCTGCGGCGGGGGGCACACTCGTTCGTTCGGGTGCGGTCTATGTCATCCTGGCGGTCGTCAGCGCCGGATTTCTGCTGCCTCTGGCATGGATGCTTTCCGTTTCCCTGCAAGACGTCCGGGGAGTGTTCGCTCAGCCGTTTGTGTGGATACCGGCTCAGCCGCGGTGGGAGAATTATTCCGACGTCGCCGCGCTCATCCCTTTGGGACGGTACCTCCTGAACACCGTCATCGTCACAGGACTCGTCCTCGTCGGAACGCTTCTTTCGTGCAGTCTCGTCGCCTACGGATTCTCGCGAATTCGTTTCAGGGGACGCACGGTTCTCTTTGCGCTCTGCCTGTCCACCATGATGCTGCCGGGACAGGTCACCATGATCCCGCTCTACATCTTGTTTTCCCGCCTGGGGTGGGTGGACACGCTCTGGCCCCTGATCGTCCCCTCCTTCTTCGGGTCACCGTTCTACATTTTTCTGCTGCGTCAGTTTTTCCTCACCATTCCGCGGGAGTACGATGAAGCGGCACGGCTGGACGGCGCAGGACGATTCAGAATCTATTGGAGTATCATACTGCCGCTCGCTCGTCCCGCGCTGATCACTGTTGCGCTGTTCACGTTCATCGGCACATGGAACGACTTCTTCACTCCGTTGATCTATATCAATTCCCCTGAACATGCCACACTGACGCTGGGGCTGAATATGCTGAAGTCGCAAATCGTCGGGACCGGAATGACCCAGTGGCACCTGTTGATGGCGGCGGCATGCATGGTCATGGTTCCGAACATCCTGTTGTTCACACTCGGTCAGAAATATCTTGTCAAAGGCATTGCCATGGGAGGTCTGCGGTGA
- a CDS encoding extracellular solute-binding protein, with protein sequence MSSNRSMAFLLFAALIVSSCGTKEQSRTGMARITYNCAANAVEIKHLQEELPSFADSTGVELMLQPFTGQEKLYAMIAAGQPPDIFYTNNVLRDRLAAEGRLLDMRSLSAGDPFADRLWPDVYRQGFSADSGLYSIGNWNFTAGVYYNKDLFDKAGLQYPDTSWTWNDLLAAARRIAAEKNAGGEPEHYGVFIPSHFVEIFELMNGASTRERSLFLNLSEASLEVYRHYLALMNDRLMPDLRRMQAMGMQASQLLQTGKVAMLVEAVPHQVLFETLTIRWGVAPIPRFGIRPVRCFRSESGGLSISSQTENPQAAWKALKWIIGGASIYQPNPVLRDVDFVSGWEARYPRLVGSGFREVWQRSLKYPAGDPRFFVRFSSWTSASILERLQPLLDKLWARETTVEALAASQSEINRAARTELDRLLQHGGLGKEFITAINQQLLQAAREPQR encoded by the coding sequence GTGAGTTCGAACAGGTCGATGGCCTTTCTTCTTTTCGCCGCCCTCATCGTTTCCTCGTGCGGAACGAAAGAGCAATCCAGGACCGGCATGGCACGCATTACCTACAACTGCGCTGCGAATGCCGTCGAGATCAAACATCTTCAGGAAGAGCTCCCCTCCTTCGCCGACTCCACAGGCGTTGAGCTCATGCTGCAGCCATTCACCGGCCAGGAAAAACTGTATGCGATGATCGCAGCCGGGCAGCCGCCGGACATCTTCTACACGAACAATGTCCTCCGGGACAGGCTGGCGGCGGAAGGCCGATTGCTCGACATGCGCTCTCTCAGCGCCGGTGATCCATTTGCAGACCGTCTCTGGCCCGATGTGTACCGTCAGGGCTTCTCTGCCGACAGCGGACTGTACAGCATCGGCAACTGGAACTTCACGGCGGGAGTGTACTACAACAAAGATCTGTTCGACAAGGCGGGCCTTCAGTATCCTGACACCTCGTGGACATGGAACGACCTCCTCGCCGCAGCGCGGCGCATTGCGGCCGAAAAGAATGCCGGCGGCGAGCCGGAGCACTATGGCGTGTTCATACCAAGTCACTTCGTCGAGATATTCGAGCTGATGAACGGCGCGTCGACCCGGGAACGGTCTCTGTTTCTGAATCTCTCCGAAGCTTCTCTCGAAGTCTACCGGCACTATCTTGCGCTCATGAACGATCGGCTGATGCCAGACCTCCGCCGGATGCAGGCGATGGGCATGCAGGCGTCGCAGCTTCTGCAGACCGGAAAGGTGGCGATGCTCGTCGAGGCTGTGCCGCACCAGGTGTTGTTCGAAACGCTCACGATTCGCTGGGGCGTTGCTCCGATCCCGCGTTTTGGAATCCGCCCGGTCCGGTGTTTTCGCTCAGAGAGCGGCGGATTGTCGATCAGTTCTCAGACCGAAAATCCCCAGGCCGCGTGGAAAGCACTGAAATGGATTATTGGCGGCGCATCAATCTATCAACCGAACCCCGTCCTGAGGGATGTGGATTTCGTCTCCGGCTGGGAAGCCCGGTATCCCCGGCTCGTCGGCAGCGGATTTCGTGAAGTATGGCAGCGCAGTCTGAAATACCCGGCGGGCGATCCACGGTTCTTCGTGCGCTTCTCGAGCTGGACATCCGCTTCCATCCTCGAGCGCCTGCAGCCCTTACTCGATAAACTCTGGGCACGGGAAACGACGGTTGAGGCGCTGGCAGCTTCACAATCAGAAATCAATCGAGCTGCACGTACTGAGCTTGACCGTCTTCTCCAGCACGGCGGCCTGGGCAAAGAATTCATCACGGCAATCAACCAACAACTCTTACAGGCTGCGCGTGAGCCTCAGCGCTAA
- a CDS encoding sugar ABC transporter permease — translation MSRDRTSIRQSLGGYAFIAPWLAGFLIFTAGPMIGSLVISLHSWSMLSPPTWVGFENYQSIITEDPLFLTSLWNTGFYVIFSVPLCIAAGLALAMLLHNRLPGMGFFRTMLFLPSIMNIVAASVLWLWIFNPEFGLLNTFLRWLGVQGPLWLQSEAWAKPSLVIMSLWGVGGTTIIFLAALQGIPQELYEAAALDGAGPARRFFHITIPMISPAIFFSSIMGVIGSFQVFAQAFVMTGAAQAGSEGGPNNATLFLVLYLYKKAFLEFRMGYASALAWILFFIILVFTVLQTRLSKNRVHYEAGA, via the coding sequence ATGAGCCGCGATAGAACAAGCATCAGACAATCACTCGGCGGGTACGCGTTCATCGCTCCTTGGCTTGCCGGCTTCCTCATCTTCACCGCCGGCCCGATGATCGGTTCGCTCGTCATCAGCCTGCACTCCTGGTCGATGCTCTCGCCGCCGACATGGGTTGGTTTTGAAAACTATCAGTCCATCATCACCGAAGATCCGTTGTTCCTCACAAGCCTGTGGAATACCGGATTCTATGTGATCTTTTCAGTCCCTTTGTGCATCGCGGCCGGGCTCGCGCTGGCAATGCTCCTGCATAACCGGCTCCCGGGAATGGGATTCTTCCGTACGATGTTGTTTCTCCCGTCGATCATGAACATCGTCGCAGCTTCGGTGCTCTGGCTATGGATTTTCAATCCCGAATTCGGTCTCCTCAATACGTTTCTCCGCTGGCTTGGAGTACAAGGCCCCTTGTGGCTGCAGAGCGAAGCGTGGGCAAAGCCCTCACTGGTGATTATGTCGCTCTGGGGTGTCGGCGGAACGACGATCATCTTCCTGGCCGCGCTGCAAGGCATTCCCCAGGAACTCTACGAAGCTGCAGCGCTCGACGGTGCGGGTCCGGCCCGGCGATTCTTCCACATCACTATTCCGATGATTTCGCCGGCGATCTTTTTCAGCTCCATCATGGGAGTCATCGGAAGCTTCCAGGTCTTTGCCCAGGCATTTGTCATGACCGGCGCTGCGCAGGCGGGAAGCGAAGGCGGGCCCAACAATGCAACGCTCTTTCTTGTTCTTTATCTCTACAAGAAGGCGTTTCTGGAATTCCGGATGGGATACGCCTCTGCACTTGCGTGGATTCTTTTCTTCATCATACTCGTGTTCACCGTGCTCCAAACACGGTTGAGTAAGAACCGGGTCCATTACGAGGCGGGTGCGTGA
- a CDS encoding heparinase II/III family protein, which translates to MSDAGMQYVAPAFAAERADTIVLITFDATSYPLEEHCRYAVHSDADRPYTFPNFTFQQQPPGLRVGPWPGWRGIPPMPLTTLKSGERVHELQFQFWGDELARHVLRAVVKISSFRSEQIVVSMTDPRLVPLEAQFYAVRPLKPAPFVFEVPAEKLHRHPRLLINQSDISALKQNQTVARRESLRRIHEFIPMWDRSLVVTPESKIPDGPESLTPEDRVLIGAFLALIEPSSANIERAIKSLLDYCALTEQPGFAPLTIDTQSGETLFLLSVGYDWLFHHLSADDEQRIRKRLWEIADICWNHLGYEREDYSQAHYLGCGMGLLAFSLLFQDTHPRAREWSNHLAGVARLVLSMLPADGFFPHGINLWIYEFGFLLRWLELLRSGGGPEIWPHSAVMINASAFRAAATSPDGLHGVTFGDPQYRVGGDSWCHYLIAARTGSGEARWLGDVLLELPVKGVDFRNAPARRRVYECLWFPDHVEPVHTREGTKAFPDGAQIFVRTSDSLFTFRSGPPLGKHRYEAGITGGYGHSDPCNGSFLLHQNNSMLIGGPGPVYRRDTSLHNIITINGTGQIGDSAVWMPDFVPPSLHAPLADIRTSGSTVAATVELAHSYLPHLGVQSLRRSICVQPGRYIFGADVVTLANAASIEWNLHSCEEFSQFGGGQVVNFKIGTGSNGPNAVVSFSSEKVTWKTGLTGFVPAYPNSGERDRVLCISCENKNAFILWCICMNGNPPELQFQTGNRATWKFPDGTAAEFDGTWISLRGTP; encoded by the coding sequence GTGAGCGACGCTGGGATGCAGTATGTCGCTCCGGCCTTTGCCGCTGAGCGGGCGGATACGATTGTTCTCATTACGTTCGACGCGACGAGCTATCCGCTGGAAGAACATTGTCGCTACGCAGTGCACAGCGATGCAGACCGCCCATATACGTTCCCGAATTTCACGTTCCAGCAGCAACCTCCCGGCCTGCGCGTCGGTCCCTGGCCCGGATGGCGCGGCATCCCGCCCATGCCTTTGACGACGCTCAAGTCCGGCGAGAGAGTGCATGAGCTGCAATTTCAATTCTGGGGGGACGAGCTCGCCCGGCATGTACTCCGCGCTGTAGTGAAGATCAGCTCCTTTCGATCGGAACAAATCGTTGTAAGCATGACGGACCCCAGGCTTGTTCCGCTCGAAGCGCAGTTCTACGCAGTTCGTCCTCTCAAGCCCGCGCCGTTCGTTTTCGAGGTTCCGGCAGAGAAGCTACACCGCCACCCGCGGCTGTTGATCAACCAGTCCGACATCTCAGCCCTGAAGCAAAATCAGACCGTTGCGCGCAGAGAGTCCCTCCGAAGGATCCATGAATTCATTCCAATGTGGGATCGGTCTCTCGTTGTCACACCGGAATCAAAGATCCCGGATGGTCCCGAATCTCTCACGCCGGAAGACAGAGTCCTCATCGGTGCGTTCCTCGCTCTCATCGAACCCTCTTCAGCAAACATCGAGCGCGCGATCAAGAGCCTTCTGGACTATTGTGCTCTGACGGAGCAACCCGGCTTTGCTCCGCTCACCATCGACACGCAGTCAGGGGAAACGCTCTTCCTCCTGAGCGTGGGCTATGACTGGCTCTTCCACCATCTGAGCGCAGACGACGAACAGCGCATCCGGAAGCGCCTTTGGGAAATTGCCGACATCTGCTGGAACCATCTCGGTTATGAGCGCGAAGATTATTCTCAGGCCCACTACCTCGGCTGCGGAATGGGCTTGCTCGCCTTCTCCCTTCTATTCCAGGACACACATCCGCGTGCACGCGAATGGTCAAACCATCTCGCCGGTGTTGCCAGGCTTGTGCTTTCCATGCTTCCCGCAGATGGTTTCTTCCCCCATGGCATCAATCTCTGGATTTATGAATTTGGTTTCCTGCTGCGGTGGTTGGAGCTTCTGCGGAGTGGTGGCGGACCCGAGATCTGGCCTCACAGCGCTGTCATGATCAATGCTTCTGCGTTTCGCGCAGCTGCGACCTCACCGGACGGATTACATGGCGTGACTTTTGGCGACCCGCAATACCGCGTGGGGGGCGACAGTTGGTGTCACTACCTGATCGCTGCAAGAACCGGATCAGGAGAGGCTCGTTGGCTCGGTGATGTCTTGCTCGAGCTCCCCGTCAAGGGCGTCGATTTCCGAAATGCTCCTGCGAGGCGAAGAGTGTATGAATGCCTCTGGTTTCCCGATCACGTCGAGCCTGTTCATACGCGAGAGGGCACAAAAGCCTTTCCCGATGGAGCACAGATTTTCGTCCGGACGTCCGATTCCCTCTTTACATTTCGTTCCGGGCCGCCGCTTGGCAAACACCGCTATGAGGCCGGAATCACAGGTGGATACGGGCACAGCGATCCGTGCAACGGTTCGTTCCTCTTGCATCAGAACAACTCGATGCTGATTGGCGGTCCGGGGCCCGTGTACCGGCGCGACACGTCACTCCACAACATCATCACGATCAATGGAACGGGACAAATCGGCGATTCGGCAGTATGGATGCCGGACTTTGTCCCACCATCACTCCACGCACCGTTGGCTGACATCAGAACATCAGGAAGCACTGTTGCTGCGACCGTAGAACTTGCGCATTCGTACCTTCCGCATCTCGGCGTCCAATCGCTTCGTCGCAGCATTTGTGTTCAGCCGGGCCGGTACATATTCGGAGCCGATGTCGTTACGCTCGCCAACGCAGCGAGCATCGAATGGAATTTGCATTCGTGTGAAGAGTTCAGTCAATTCGGTGGAGGACAGGTTGTCAATTTCAAAATCGGTACGGGAAGCAACGGCCCGAATGCTGTCGTTTCCTTCTCATCAGAAAAGGTGACGTGGAAAACCGGTTTGACCGGGTTCGTCCCCGCATACCCGAACAGCGGCGAGCGGGACCGGGTTCTGTGCATCTCGTGTGAAAACAAGAACGCTTTCATTCTTTGGTGCATATGCATGAACGGCAACCCGCCGGAGCTGCAATTTCAGACGGGCAATCGTGCGACGTGGAAGTTTCCGGATGGAACGGCGGCCGAGTTCGACGGAACGTGGATCTCGCTGAGGGGAACTCCATGA